The Mesotoga infera nucleotide sequence CCGAACAACTTGAAAGATTTCCAGTAGCAAAGAGATTCGCAGTTTTGCCAAATTATCCAAATGTAGAGAGACTTAAGCCTAAGAGAAGAACTTCAAGCGATGGAGTTTTAAGGTTTGTCTATTCAGGATCAATAGATATAGACAGGTCAATTGTTGAGATGATACAGGCATTTAGACTTGTGAGGAAAGCTTACAATGTTGAACTTAATTTGCTTGGGCCGATTTTTGATCCAGAATTGAAGCGGCTAATACTGGGGTCGGAAAGTGCTGCAGGTGATGGACTTCACTACAAAGGTTTTTTGCCCTATGAAGAAGCCTTAGATAGCGTGGCTCAAGACGACATTGGACTGATGGTAATGCATAGAGGAAGAAGCAAAGAGATGTCTTCACCGCTGAAGATGTTTGAGTATCTCGCGCTTGGATTGCCCATAATTGCTTCCGATTTCAAGAAGTGGCACGATGTACTCGATGAAAGACCATGCGCTCTTTTCGTTGACCCTGATTCGGCTGAAGACATAGCCGAAAAGATGGAGCTTCTAATCAAGAATAGAGAGCTAAGAAGTCAAATGAGAGATAACGCAATCGAGATTTCCAGCAAGTATTCATGGAAGTCTATAGAAGACCGTTTACTAACAC carries:
- a CDS encoding glycosyltransferase, with the protein product MKVCVITTVHSPGDIRIRKELETLHSGGHEIHFIAPEGDFSLAGISYMPIARAGGRLNRFLRGSKDALKIARSVNADVYHFHDPELIPLGLKLKKAGKKVIYDIHEEYPSVIFMKNWIPKLFRSLVSRFADWYEKRAVRKFDGIVVVVPEQLERFPVAKRFAVLPNYPNVERLKPKRRTSSDGVLRFVYSGSIDIDRSIVEMIQAFRLVRKAYNVELNLLGPIFDPELKRLILGSESAAGDGLHYKGFLPYEEALDSVAQDDIGLMVMHRGRSKEMSSPLKMFEYLALGLPIIASDFKKWHDVLDERPCALFVDPDSAEDIAEKMELLIKNRELRSQMRDNAIEISSKYSWKSIEDRLLT